TGCGTTGGCACAGAGACGAAATCACACTTGACGTTCACTTCATCGAGTTTGGCGCTCAATGCCCGCGCCGCATCATCAATGCCCGTTAACCCCACTAAACGCGAGCCTGCGCCCAGCGCCGCAATATTCATGGCGACGTTAGCCGCACCGCCGGGCCGCTCTTCGATAGTATCCACCTTGACCACCGGCACCGGTGCTTCCGGCGAAATTCGGCTGGTCGGGCCGTACCAGTAGCGGTCCAGCATTACGTCGCCCACAACCAACACGTCGGCGTGGCGAAAATCAGGTAGCGTTACTTTCATTCCCTGGCTCCAAAAAACAGGTTCATTTTTAACGCGCGTATGGTATCACACTCACCGCGGCCACACTTACACCCAGGCCATTAGCTCAGTTCTCTATTCCCAGCCATTTCTGCCAGCTTTGTTGCACCTGCCGACGTTCGGCAACAAACGTCTCCTGGCTGACCCGGCCGGGCAGTTCCTGAAGGGCCAGATGATGAATTTCATCTCGCAGGGTGATATAAGCCAGCCGCAGCGCATCCGCCTCGTCTTCCTCCATCACGCCGTGGCGGGCAAGCAGCTCCAGAATACGCACATTGTCTGACCAGCGCGTCAGCCCTGGCTGTTTTGCCGCATCACGCAGTACCAGATATTGCGTGATAAATTCAATATCGGTAATGCCCCCGGCATCGGCTTTAATATCAAAGAGCGCAAGATCTTTCCCCGCATGGTGCTGGCGCATTTTCTCCCGCATTTCACGCACTTCGGCACGTAACGTTTCACCCTGCCGTTCACGGCATAAAATGCGCTCACGGATCTGCTCGAACTGTTGCTGGATAGCGGGCTCACCATACACCACACGGGCTCGCACCAGCGCCTGATGTTCCCAGGTCCAGGCTTCGTGACTCTGATAATCCTCAAAAGCCGTCACCGTGCTGACCAACATACCGGCCGCGCCCGAGGGGCGTAACCGTGCATCGACCTCGTACAAAATGCCGGATGAGGTACGGGTACTAAACAGATGCATGACTCGCTGGGCGAGGCGCAAATAAAACTGTCGGCCATCAATGCTGCGCTCACCGTCAGTCATCACGTTATCGGGGCAATCAATCAGAAAGACCAGGTCCAGATCGGAGCTGTACCCAAGCTCCCATCCCCCCAGTTTGCCATACCCCACCACGGCAAAACCGCGCCCCGACGCTGCATGCAGATGCGTCGGCTGACCATAGCGCACCACCATTTGATTCCATGCCTGCTGCACCACGGCCGCAATAATCGCCTCAGCCAGATACGTTAAGTGGTCACTCACTTTCATGACCGGCAGCGCGCCGACAATATCCGCCGCCGCAATGCGCAGATGCTGGGCCTGTTTGAACTGGCGCAGCGCCTCCAGTTGCTGCTCTTCATCATCTTCCGGCACACGCATCAGATATTGGCGCAGCTCGTCACGATACGCCTCCAGCGCCGTCGGTTGATAGAGCGTCGCGGGGTCAAGCAATTCATCCAGCAAGAGCGGATAGCGCGCCAGTTGGCTGGCTATCATCGGCGAGACGGCACACAGCCGAATGAGTTGTGTCAGCGCCGAGCGGGATTCCAGCAACAGTTCCAGATAGGTGGTGCGAGTCACAATCCCCAGTAACAGCGGTGTCAGACGGGCAACAATCACATCGGCATTAGGATGGCTACAGGCTTGCGCCAGTAGCGTTGGCATGAGTTGATCAAGCACGTCGCGCCCGCGCGGCCCGATGGTGCGCCGCGACAAATCGGCACGAAAATCAGCCACTTTAGTCAGTAAACGCTCACCAACCTCAGCCCCCAGCTGTGGCGCAAGCACACTCAAATCCGCTTCTTCCAGCCCATCCTGCCACAGGCTGCTGTAATGGCTGTGCTCCGGAGTTTCACTGCCATCGGGAGCGTCATCGCCAATCAGTTCATGGAACACATCGCGCACCGCCTGCATGTGATGATGTAAGACATCACTGAGTTGCAACCCGTTATCACACCGCATTCCCCAAGCGAGCCGGGCCTGATTGAGCGCATCATCAGGCAGGGTTTGCGTCTGTTCATCCGCGATGGATTGCAGCAGGTTTTCCAGCCGCCGCAAAAACAGATACGCCTCGCGCAGCGCCTCAACCTGAGCCGACGAGAGTAGCCCCAGCACGCCAACCTGGGTCAGCGTCGGTAACAGCGCCCGTCCCTGCAATAAAGGCTCGCGGCCACCGCGAATCAACTGGAATACCTGGGTGATGAATTCCACTTCACGAATCCCACCCGCTCCCAGCTTGATGTTATTGCGCAAATCCCGACGCCGCACTTCACGGGCTATCATGCTTTTCATATTGCGCAGCGACTGAATAACACTGAAATCGATATAACGGCGAAACACAAAGGGCCGCAGCATACGAATCAGTTCCTGGCTGTAAGGGTCATCATCACCGCCCATCAGCCGCGCTTTGACCATCGCGTAGCGTTCCCAGTCACGCCCCTGCTCCTGGTAATAGTCTTCCAGCGCCGCAAAGCTCATCACCAGCGGGCCACTATCACCAAATGGCCGCAGACGCATATCCACCCGATACACAAAGCCGTCTACCGTGGGCTGATCCAACACTTTAATCAGCCGTTGACCCAGGCGGGTAAAAAACTGGGCATTATCCAGCTCACGCCGCCCGCCGTGGGTGTGACCATTTTCGGGGTAGGCAAAAATCAGGTCGATATCGGAGGAAAAATTTAACTCTCCGCCGCCCAATTTCCCCATGCCAAGAATAAGCAACGGCTGTGGCTCTCCTGCCGCATTGCAAGGCGTTCCCCACTCACGACAGCACTGGTCGTAAAGCCACTGGCGAGCGGCCACAATCAGGGACTCAGCCAGAATGCTCAGTTGCTGCAACGTCTGCTCTGTTGTACTGAGGTTTAACCATTGCCCCCAGGCAATACGCACCAGCAAGCGACGGCGAAACAGGCGTAATGCCTGCATCAACGAGAGTTCATCGTGCACATTCGCCAGCGCCTGTGCCAGCCAGCCGCCGTATTGCTGCCATTCATCGGCCTGAGGCGGATGCTGGCACATCTCCTGATACCAGTCCGGGTGGCGTACCAGTGCATCACTGACAAAATCACTGCATGTTGGCACCGCTATCGCAGGAGCCAACACAGACGCATCAAACTCCGCCATCGATGCACCGGCAGCCGACAAACGCGCCACCTCTTGATGATAGTGGCCGATAAGCGGTTCAGAGAACGGAAACAGGGGACTCGTCATGGCGATATCCTTGCAACGCTGCCGCCAGGCAGTCTTATGAACAATAGTGGGGGCCAACGGCGGGTTAACACCAGGCACAGATGCCCACCCGCACAGCATGTGCCCGCGCGTAACCCTCAATACGACGTCAATTTACTGGCCACTGTGTAACCAGAATGGCGAGAGCGCCACCGCGTGTTTTCGGCATAGCTCCAGTTGCTGTGGCACCGACTGCCCGGCCGACAGCGACGCTATCTGTTGCATTAAATTGCGCCAGGGTTGCAGATAATTACAGGACTCCTGGCTGGGGGTAAGCGCCCCCAGCAGCAAGAAGGCATAAATACCGCGCTGCAAACGCGGCTGCTGTTGCAGATAGTGCAACGCATCGAGCGAATGGCTAAATACCGCCCGCAACTCTGCCTGACAGCGGCTCATCATGATATCGGCAAAGCGTTTCCAGCCACTTTGCAGGCGCATCAGTTCGCGGTTATCCAGATAACTGCGCCAGCCATGCCCGACCAGCCAGGAGGTCAGCGTCAACTTTCCTTTCAGGAATTCCGCTTCGTAGCACAATGCATCAGCCTGTTGTGTTCGCTCAATGCGCGCTTCAAGATGCGTCAAGGCTGCGCGGAACTCAGCGGTCACTTTTCGTGGCACGATGCCGCCCACCAATAACAGCAGTTCACGCATCATGGTACTGGCCTCAAGCAATTGGGTGCGCGCAGCCAGCTCGCCGCGGGCCCACAACTCTTCATGGTATTGCCAATGCCCCAGCGCATACTCAAGTGCCGTCGCAATACCTTGATCCAGCGTTATTTTCGGCTCGATCCGCAGAAAGCCAAGTTCACGGCACTGGCGTGGCGGATTCCCTTTTGCCAAATGGTAACCGCGGGCCGCTTTGCTCAGGTTCCCCTGGCGCAACCCACCGATATCGGCCAGCTCACGGGCAAATGCCAGCAGGTCTTCAGTACGGCCATTCTTCAGCTCCAGCTCCAGCTCGCACAGCGGTTCAGCGCATTCACCGGCACGAATCTCTCCGTTGTCAAAGGCAATTTCAATCAGGCTCTGGTGCCAGGAAATCACCCAGGCTTCACGCTGAAAATCGGTGCTGAACAACGGCTGTAATGCCCCGGCCAGTGCATCCAAATCACAGCCCTCCGGCCAGATTTCAGCAGGCAGTTGCCGAATGTCTAGCTGGGGTGAGGCAAGCGCTACGTTATATTCCGGGTGCTGATGCAACCCCCCGACCACTTTACCGGCGGTTTTTACCGTCATTTCGTACTGGCCGTTTTCCCCACGAATACGCAACCCAATCTCATGCTGGCGCAAATAACCGTCAGGCGTTTCATAGTAGATGTTGGCAAGTTGCCGGTTATGCAACGCATTGCTATGCCCGGCATCGTTTTTCCAGGCTTTCAGGCTTTGCATGACATCGTCCACTGCATTGGGGTGGACAATAAATTTCAGTTCAATCTCTTCACTCATGTTCTTGCATTACCGACTACGACAGAAATGCCGCCAGTAAATAACATTTTTTCGTTGCTTGCCACTTTTCCAGTACCACCACTCACGGCGTTGCGAGCGCTCTCACAACGCCGGGTTGCCATGCCAGGCATTAGCCAGAGTAGGAGTGTTCCCATTCAGGTTTCCAGGCCACCTCGTCAGACTGAACGCGCTGACACCCGAATAGTGATGAATGTAATTAATTGAATATGATGAATAAAATATCGATTTTCCTGAGCGTTCTGCTGGGGCTGACTTCAGCGTTTAGCCTGCATGCGCAAGAGACACGTTATATCTCCGATGACCTGCTCACTTACACCCGCAGCGGCCCGGGGGAGCAATACCGTATTGTCGGCACCCTGAACGCCGGGGAAGCCGTCACGGTACTGAGCGTGAACAAGGAAGCCGGGTACGCACAAATTCGTGATGAAAAAGGGCGCACCAGTTGGCTGGCACAACAGCAGTTAAGCCAGACACCCAGCCTGAAAACCTGCGTACCGGAACTGGAACATCAGGTCAGTACGTTAACGGAGAAGCTGAATAATCTCGATCGGCAGTGGAACCAGCGCACGGCAAGCCTGCAAGAAAAAGTCGCCAGCAACGATGCCACGCTGGCGGCTTTGCAACATGAAAACCAGGCGCTAAAAACCCAGCTTGAGGTCGCACAGAAGAAACTGGATATTGCGAACGTGCAACTGGATGAGAAGCAACGCACGCTTATCATCCAATGGTTTATGTATGGTGGCGGTGTCGCGGGTGGCGGCCTGCTATTGGGTCTGTTGTTACCGTATTGGCTGCCGCGACGCAAAAAAAGTGACCGCTGGATGGGCTAGAACGCCCGGCTCGCGCGCGCTCGCATACCGGTTATGCAACAGTTCCCTACTGATAAGTAACCATTTTTATCGGCAACTGATGGTGATAACAGGTATCCTCATCAACAACAGCAACCTATTTGTTAGCGAGACAGGAGCCGGGTTTGAAGATTTACCTTGTGGGAGGAGCTGTACGTGACAACCTGCTTGGCAGGGCAGTCACAGAGCGCGACTGGGTGGTCGTAGGTGCAACCCCGGAGCTACTGCTGCAACAAGGTTTTCAGCAGGTAGGTCGGGATTTCCCGGTGTTCTTACACCCTGAAACCAAAGAAGAGTATGCGCTGGCACGTACTGAACGCAAATCTGGCAACGGTTATACCGGCTTTCATTGTCAGGCTACCCCGGACATCACGCTGGAAGAAGACCTGCTGCGGCGTGATTTGACAATTAACGCTATCGCACAAGATGAGCACGGCCAGTTATTTGACCCGTATAACGGCCAGCGGGATTTACAAAACCGCCTGTTGCGCCACGTCAGTGAGGCATTTAGTGAAGACCCGCTGCGGGTGCTGCGGGTGGCGCGCTTTGCCGCCCGTTACGCCCACCTCGGCTTTCAGATTGCCGAAGAGACGCTGCAACTGATGCAGGCCATGACGCAGGCCGGTGAGCTGGATTTTCTGACACCTGAACGGGTCTGGAAAGAGACGGAAAAAACACTCGGCAGTGAGAACCCTCAGGTCTATTTTCAGGTACTGCGCGACTGCGGTGCGCTGGCCGTGTTGTTTCCCGAAATTGACAGGCTATATGGCGTGCCGGCTCCGGCCCAATGGCACCCGGAAATTGACACCGGCATCCATGCGATGATGAGCCTGGCGATGGCTGCCAGACTGACCGATGCTATCGACGTGCGTTTCGCCACCCTGTGTCATGATCTCGGCAAAGGCCTGACACCAGCAGAACTCTGGCCCCGCCACCACGGTCACGGCGCGGCGGGTGTACCGCTGGTGCAGGCATTGTGCCAGCGATTACGCGTACCGAACGGCCTGCGCGATCTGGCTTGTCTGGTGGCCGAATACCATGACCTTATCCATACGGTACAGATAATTCGCCCGCACACGTTACTCAAATTATTCGATGCTCTTGATGTCTGGCGCAAGCCTCAGCGCCTTGAGCAGTTGATTACCGCAAGCGAGGCGGACGCGCGCGGGCGAGCCGGGCTTGAACATCAGCCCTATCCGCAAGGCGACTACCTGCGCGATGCCTTCGCGGCCGTCAGCGAGGTCAGCAGTGCCGAGGTGGTGGCCGCGGGCTTTCAGCATGGCGCGATTAAAGACGAGCTGCAACGCCGTCGGCTTCAGAGACTGGAAGAGTGGAAAGCCCGTCAGCCGCATGACGGTAAATAACGCATATCAAAACGGGCAGGCCGCCATAGTCGCCCATCATGCGGCGGCCTGCATCCGATTACGCCAGCACGCTCCAGACGATGGCGGCGACAACAAAGCGGTAAAGCGCAAACGGTATGAACGAGACGCGCTTGATAACCTGAAGAAAGGTTTGAATCGCTATCATCGCGACAACAAACGCGGTAACAAACCCGGTGGCGAACATGGGTAAATCCGCCAGCGACAGGAAATGCCAGCTTTTGTAGAGATCCAGCACGCTGGCCCCAAGCATGATGGGCACTGCCAGAATGAACGAAAACTCCGACGCGGCATAACGATCAACCCCTAGCAGCATCCCCCCCGAAATCGTCGCCCCGGCGCGGGAAAAACCCGGCCACAGCGCCAGACACTGGAAGCAGCCGATAAGAAACGCCTGTGTGTAGCTGATATCATCAAGCTCGCGCGCTTTTGGCCTTTTGGGTTTCAGCCACTCTGCCAGCAGCAGTAACACCCCGCCGGCTACCAGCGCGTAGCTTACCGTCACCGGGTTAAACAGCGCTTTGATGGCATCATGCAGCACCAGCCCCAGCACCACCGCAGGCAGCATCGCCAGCACAATGTGCAGCAGCGTCAATCGGCCACGACTGAACAGATTACGCTGCGGCGGCCGACCAAAATGCAGGCCGACAAGGCCGAACATCCGCCGCCAGAACACCACCACGACCGCCAAAATCGACCCTAACTGAATAATCACCTCAAAGGTTTTTGCGGTTATCCCCTCAAACCCCAGCCAGTGCGCCACAATAATCATGTGCCCGGTGGAAGAAACCGGCAGAAACTCCGTCAGCCCTTCCACCACACCCAATATCAACGCTACCCACAACGAATGCAGATCCGCCATCACCCGTACACTCCCTTCCTGCCACATAAAAAAGCGGCCTTGCCAATGGCAAGCCGCAACATATTCGCCCTTCGATGCCGGTTTCCCGGCTATCACCGGTTATTTCACCGGCGTTCACTGGCGCTACGCCTGCGTTCTACACGCAAGCAGGCTTTCCTGACGTTAAAATAAACCGGTTATCTTTTGATGACCTGACGTTTTCCCTACCTAAATAAACGCTGAGTTAGCGTCATACGACTACCGACTCAGGCCGGTTTGCGCACGCCACGCTCAATAATCACCCCAACGCTACGTGCCTGCGCCACCGCACCGGGTTTACTGACTTTTATCCGCAGCCACGCTATCGCAAAGCGCTGCATCAGCATCGAGGCAACCTCGTGCGCTACTCGCTCTACCAGTGCAAAACGCCCGCCCTCGACCAGCGCGATAACCGCGTCACTGACATCGGCATAGCTCAGGCAGTGGGCAACATCATCGCTGGCTGCGGCGGCCTGATTATCCCAGGCCATTTCGATATCGAACACCAGCTTTTGCCTGATGCTCTGTTCCCAGTCATAAACACCGATAGTGGTAATGACACTCAGCTCTTCAATAAACACGATATCCATCACGTCATCCCCTGTTTTTACCGCCGCCGGATACCACTTCCGGCAGAAAGTGCGTATTATCCACAGATGCTGAACCTAAAACGACCCTTATTGGACGGAAGCCGTTTATGAGTGTTATCGCGCCCGGAATGATTATCGTCGCGTATCTGTGTGGCTCCATCTCCAGTGCGATTCTGATCTGCCGTATTGCCGGCCTGCCCGATCCTCGTACTCAAGGCTCGGGAAATCCGGGGGCCACGAATGTCTTACGCGTTGGTGGTAAAATCGCGGCAGCGGCGGTGCTTGTTTTTGATGTCCTCAAAGGCATGTTGCCGGTCTGGGGGGCATACGCACTGGGCAGTTCACCGCTCTATTTGGGGCTGACGGCGATTGCCGCCTGTCTTGGGCACATTTATCCGGTATTTTTCCAGTTCCGCGGTGGTAAAGGGGTGGCAACAGCATTTGGAGCCATCGCACCTATCGGCTGGGACTTGACCGGGCTGATGACCGGCACCTGGTTGTTAACCGTGCTGCTTAGCGGTTATTCGTCGCTCGGGGCCATTATCAGCGCACTGATTGCGCCATTTTATGTCTGGTGGTTCAAACCCCAGTTCACCTTTCCCGTCGCCATGCTCTCGTGCCTGATTCTGATGCGCCACCACGATAATATCCAGCGCCTCTGGCGCGGTCAGGAAAGCAAGGTGTGGAAGAAATTACGCCGCTCATCCTCCTCACCGGATGACGCGCCCCATCAGGACAATCACTGAATCCTGAGCCCAGCACTGCGATGTTGCGTCGCTTTAGCGCCGCGTCATCGGGCGCTAAAGCCGGGTGACGTTCAGACCACCGCCATCACCCTTGTATTAATACCACTGCATTTTAATACCAGTGCATTATCATCACTTTAATAGCGCCTGAGCGAAGTTTGCCGTCTGCGGGGACAGTCGGAATTGCGCCATGCTGGCCGCCAGTTCATGAGCCTGTTCCTCCAGTGAGCGGGTGGCAGCGGCGGATTGTTCCACCAGTGAGGCATTTTGCTGAGCAACGGCGTCCATTTGCGAAACCGCCTGATTCACCTGCTCAATCCCGTTACTCTGTTCACGGGTCGCCCCTGAGATTTCGCGCATCAGCGTCGTCACCCGCGCCACGGCCGAGGAGACATCGTTCATGGTTTCTCCCGCCACACGGGCAATTTCCGCCCCTTCATTCACCTGTGTTTGCGAGTCTTGCATCAACGCTTTGATCTCTTTAGCCGACTCGGCGCTACGCTGCGCCAGATTACGCACCTCTCCGGCGACAACGGCAAAACCACGCCCTTGCTCCCCGGCGCGAGCCGCTTCCACTGCCGCATTGAGTGCCAGAATATTGGTCTGAAAAGCAATCCCGTCAATCATGGTCAGAATGTCAGCGACCCGCGCGGCCGTAGCCGAGATCATCTGCATTTTTTCCAGCATCTGATTTGATGCCTCGCTGCCTTTATCGGCAATGTCCGATACCTGTTTGGCCAGCAGATAAGCCTGATCGGCATTATCCGCATTTAATTTTACCGTCGAAGCCAGTTGCTCCATGCTGGACGCCGTTTGCTCCAGCGAGGCTGCCGACTCCTCAGTACGCTCGGCCAAATGGCTGTTGCCAGACGCCAGCTCACGAGTACCCACATCAATCTGCCCGCCGGCATCCCGCACTCGCCCGACCGCAACCGATAATGATGCTTGCATCAGCCTCATGGCCTGAATCAGACGACCAATTTCATTGTGACGTCCCTCCTCGATTTGGCCGGACAAGTCACCCTGAGCAATGATTTCAAGATGCTGCACTGCACCATCCAGCGGCCGTAATACCCACTGGCGAATCGCCCACCAGGCTAATACCGCCAGCAATATCGAGATACACAACGCACTTCCGATGCCCAATAACCGGCTGGATGCCAGCGTATCAGCCTGTTGCAACAGGTTTTCCCCGACTTGCAGCGCATAGTCACGAAAATCGTTAATGGCGGTATCCATCGCCAGTGTCAACGCCGGCAGGGTATCTTGCATTAACGTGTAGTAATCATCGAGATCATCATTGCGTAATGCCGTTAACAGAGGCTGTACCCCCTGGCGATCGTAAGCCTCGTAGGCAACCTTAATATGTTCAGCCAGCTCTGCTCCGCGTTGCGTTACCGTGCCATAGGCCAAAAACCGCGTCATCTCGCGGCGAGAAGCCTCGGTATATTGCGCGACCTGCCCGGTGCTCTCGCGTGCCTTGTCAATCAGGCCTACCTCATGCAAGCGAACCGCCTGTGCCGCCGCTATTCTGGCCCGCAGCGTGGCGGTATAGCTCGCCGACAGCGCACTAAGTTCCTTGCCCTGAATTTTGTCTACCGACTGTAATGAGCGATTTCCCTGACTAATCGCACTTGTCCCTATTCCAGCCACCACTGCCAACAACACCAGCATCATTGCAAGCAATGCCAACAACCCTTGCTTGACCGTAATACGCTTTAGCATCCGTACTCTCCCTTTGTGATACAAAATCATAAAAAATAAAAATAATTTCCTGTGCCACTCATCCGGCTAAAGCCATTCCCCCACAACCGGATTTTGCCAGATGAGACGATTCGGAATCAGAGATTATCGGAATGCTGGCAGCATTTCTTTAGCTTAATTAATTATTTACATATTACTAATTAGCAAGGTGTTCATTTTTCACCCTTCTGCCTGCCGGGAGGCACGAGTAGCCTAAAAACTCACGACTTTCGCCATCAGTTGGCTATAATGACCGCCACTCCATTCTGGTTTGAAGAAGAAGGAAACCGACATGAGTTTGAATACCGTACCGGCGGGCAAAGACCTCCCGGAAGACATTTATGTAGTTATCGAAATCCCGGCTAATTCTGATCCCATCAAATATGAAGTGGACAAAGAAACCGGCGCGCTGTTTGTAGACCGTTTCATGTCTACCGCGATGTTCTATCCGTGCAACTACGGCTATATCAATAACACCTTGTCACTGGATGGTGATCCGGTTGACGTGCTGGTGCCGACGCCGTATCCGTTGCAGCCGGGTTCTGTGATCCGCTGCCGTCCGGTTGGCGTGCTGAAAATGACTGATGAGTCTGGCGAAGATGCGAAAGTGGTTGCCGTGCCGCACACCAAACTGAGCAAAGAATACGACCACATCAAAGACGTTAACGATCTGCCGGAACTGCTGCGAGCGCAGATAGGCCATTTCTTTGAGCACTACAAAGATCTGGAAAAAGGCAAGTGGGTAAAAGTGGAAGGCTGGGCGGATGCCGACGCCGCAAAAGCGGAAATTCTGGCCTCTTTCGAGCGCGCCAAAAAATAAAGCCGCCACGACAGCGGACGTATCGCCTTCACTGTGACGGTGGCCGCGATACAAACAACAACACCGCCACAGGCGGTGTTGTTGTTTTCAGGGATGTTAGGCTAACCTGCCCGTGTTTCACTCCTCTTCAAACGCAGGTCGCCACGAACTGCCAACACCAAACTCCGCTTCATAAGCCGGTCGTGCCGTTACCGTGTCGTAAATGATGTGCAATTTTTCAATCAACCCGGCGCTATTCATTTCCAGCACATCGACACACTCAAAATGCGCAGGCTCACCCGACGGCAACGTCCACTTGAATTTAA
This sequence is a window from Dickeya aquatica. Protein-coding genes within it:
- the glnE gene encoding bifunctional [glutamate--ammonia ligase]-adenylyl-L-tyrosine phosphorylase/[glutamate--ammonia-ligase] adenylyltransferase, translated to MAEFDASVLAPAIAVPTCSDFVSDALVRHPDWYQEMCQHPPQADEWQQYGGWLAQALANVHDELSLMQALRLFRRRLLVRIAWGQWLNLSTTEQTLQQLSILAESLIVAARQWLYDQCCREWGTPCNAAGEPQPLLILGMGKLGGGELNFSSDIDLIFAYPENGHTHGGRRELDNAQFFTRLGQRLIKVLDQPTVDGFVYRVDMRLRPFGDSGPLVMSFAALEDYYQEQGRDWERYAMVKARLMGGDDDPYSQELIRMLRPFVFRRYIDFSVIQSLRNMKSMIAREVRRRDLRNNIKLGAGGIREVEFITQVFQLIRGGREPLLQGRALLPTLTQVGVLGLLSSAQVEALREAYLFLRRLENLLQSIADEQTQTLPDDALNQARLAWGMRCDNGLQLSDVLHHHMQAVRDVFHELIGDDAPDGSETPEHSHYSSLWQDGLEEADLSVLAPQLGAEVGERLLTKVADFRADLSRRTIGPRGRDVLDQLMPTLLAQACSHPNADVIVARLTPLLLGIVTRTTYLELLLESRSALTQLIRLCAVSPMIASQLARYPLLLDELLDPATLYQPTALEAYRDELRQYLMRVPEDDEEQQLEALRQFKQAQHLRIAAADIVGALPVMKVSDHLTYLAEAIIAAVVQQAWNQMVVRYGQPTHLHAASGRGFAVVGYGKLGGWELGYSSDLDLVFLIDCPDNVMTDGERSIDGRQFYLRLAQRVMHLFSTRTSSGILYEVDARLRPSGAAGMLVSTVTAFEDYQSHEAWTWEHQALVRARVVYGEPAIQQQFEQIRERILCRERQGETLRAEVREMREKMRQHHAGKDLALFDIKADAGGITDIEFITQYLVLRDAAKQPGLTRWSDNVRILELLARHGVMEEDEADALRLAYITLRDEIHHLALQELPGRVSQETFVAERRQVQQSWQKWLGIEN
- a CDS encoding CYTH domain-containing protein, yielding MSEEIELKFIVHPNAVDDVMQSLKAWKNDAGHSNALHNRQLANIYYETPDGYLRQHEIGLRIRGENGQYEMTVKTAGKVVGGLHQHPEYNVALASPQLDIRQLPAEIWPEGCDLDALAGALQPLFSTDFQREAWVISWHQSLIEIAFDNGEIRAGECAEPLCELELELKNGRTEDLLAFARELADIGGLRQGNLSKAARGYHLAKGNPPRQCRELGFLRIEPKITLDQGIATALEYALGHWQYHEELWARGELAARTQLLEASTMMRELLLLVGGIVPRKVTAEFRAALTHLEARIERTQQADALCYEAEFLKGKLTLTSWLVGHGWRSYLDNRELMRLQSGWKRFADIMMSRCQAELRAVFSHSLDALHYLQQQPRLQRGIYAFLLLGALTPSQESCNYLQPWRNLMQQIASLSAGQSVPQQLELCRKHAVALSPFWLHSGQ
- a CDS encoding TIGR04211 family SH3 domain-containing protein; translation: MNKISIFLSVLLGLTSAFSLHAQETRYISDDLLTYTRSGPGEQYRIVGTLNAGEAVTVLSVNKEAGYAQIRDEKGRTSWLAQQQLSQTPSLKTCVPELEHQVSTLTEKLNNLDRQWNQRTASLQEKVASNDATLAALQHENQALKTQLEVAQKKLDIANVQLDEKQRTLIIQWFMYGGGVAGGGLLLGLLLPYWLPRRKKSDRWMG
- a CDS encoding multifunctional CCA addition/repair protein; protein product: MKIYLVGGAVRDNLLGRAVTERDWVVVGATPELLLQQGFQQVGRDFPVFLHPETKEEYALARTERKSGNGYTGFHCQATPDITLEEDLLRRDLTINAIAQDEHGQLFDPYNGQRDLQNRLLRHVSEAFSEDPLRVLRVARFAARYAHLGFQIAEETLQLMQAMTQAGELDFLTPERVWKETEKTLGSENPQVYFQVLRDCGALAVLFPEIDRLYGVPAPAQWHPEIDTGIHAMMSLAMAARLTDAIDVRFATLCHDLGKGLTPAELWPRHHGHGAAGVPLVQALCQRLRVPNGLRDLACLVAEYHDLIHTVQIIRPHTLLKLFDALDVWRKPQRLEQLITASEADARGRAGLEHQPYPQGDYLRDAFAAVSEVSSAEVVAAGFQHGAIKDELQRRRLQRLEEWKARQPHDGK
- the bacA gene encoding undecaprenyl-diphosphate phosphatase yields the protein MADLHSLWVALILGVVEGLTEFLPVSSTGHMIIVAHWLGFEGITAKTFEVIIQLGSILAVVVVFWRRMFGLVGLHFGRPPQRNLFSRGRLTLLHIVLAMLPAVVLGLVLHDAIKALFNPVTVSYALVAGGVLLLLAEWLKPKRPKARELDDISYTQAFLIGCFQCLALWPGFSRAGATISGGMLLGVDRYAASEFSFILAVPIMLGASVLDLYKSWHFLSLADLPMFATGFVTAFVVAMIAIQTFLQVIKRVSFIPFALYRFVVAAIVWSVLA
- the folB gene encoding bifunctional dihydroneopterin aldolase/7,8-dihydroneopterin epimerase, encoding MDIVFIEELSVITTIGVYDWEQSIRQKLVFDIEMAWDNQAAAASDDVAHCLSYADVSDAVIALVEGGRFALVERVAHEVASMLMQRFAIAWLRIKVSKPGAVAQARSVGVIIERGVRKPA
- the plsY gene encoding glycerol-3-phosphate 1-O-acyltransferase PlsY; protein product: MSVIAPGMIIVAYLCGSISSAILICRIAGLPDPRTQGSGNPGATNVLRVGGKIAAAAVLVFDVLKGMLPVWGAYALGSSPLYLGLTAIAACLGHIYPVFFQFRGGKGVATAFGAIAPIGWDLTGLMTGTWLLTVLLSGYSSLGAIISALIAPFYVWWFKPQFTFPVAMLSCLILMRHHDNIQRLWRGQESKVWKKLRRSSSSPDDAPHQDNH
- a CDS encoding methyl-accepting chemotaxis protein encodes the protein MLKRITVKQGLLALLAMMLVLLAVVAGIGTSAISQGNRSLQSVDKIQGKELSALSASYTATLRARIAAAQAVRLHEVGLIDKARESTGQVAQYTEASRREMTRFLAYGTVTQRGAELAEHIKVAYEAYDRQGVQPLLTALRNDDLDDYYTLMQDTLPALTLAMDTAINDFRDYALQVGENLLQQADTLASSRLLGIGSALCISILLAVLAWWAIRQWVLRPLDGAVQHLEIIAQGDLSGQIEEGRHNEIGRLIQAMRLMQASLSVAVGRVRDAGGQIDVGTRELASGNSHLAERTEESAASLEQTASSMEQLASTVKLNADNADQAYLLAKQVSDIADKGSEASNQMLEKMQMISATAARVADILTMIDGIAFQTNILALNAAVEAARAGEQGRGFAVVAGEVRNLAQRSAESAKEIKALMQDSQTQVNEGAEIARVAGETMNDVSSAVARVTTLMREISGATREQSNGIEQVNQAVSQMDAVAQQNASLVEQSAAATRSLEEQAHELAASMAQFRLSPQTANFAQALLK